From the genome of Nicotiana sylvestris chromosome 2, ASM39365v2, whole genome shotgun sequence, one region includes:
- the LOC104224324 gene encoding uncharacterized protein translates to MEICRLPSQPALIQLRQGQTAGVPLIKTPSFCPYIRCSLGYESNTKKSDSKNEMFILGMGFVGQFLAADLNRDGWEVTGSCTTTARKQKLEEMGFHAHIFDANEPQLEVLDIVKCHSHLLISIPPVLGVGDPMLQHKELLKERLKDGNLQWLGYLSSTSVYGDSGGAWVDEEFPPRSITESAKARIAAEEGWLHLACDVGVTVQIFRLGGIYGPGRSAIDTILKQESLSKGQMMRFSRHYTSRIHVADICQTLKASIQRPSPRKIYNVVDDDPAPREQVFTFARNLAEKKWPGHLTLNKSSEDAASLNPQEASRGEKRVSNKRIKSELGVRLLYPTYESGLRSIIEHMENPFRQS, encoded by the exons ATGGAGATTTGCCGGCTACCAAGCCAGCCGGCGTTAATTCAACTCCGGCAGGGTCAAACTGCCGGTGTTCCCTTAATTAAAACGCCATCGTTTTGCCCCTATATCAGGTGCAGTCTAGGTTACGAATCGAACACTAAGAAATCAGATTCCAAAAATGAAATGTTCATCCTGGGAATGGGTTTCGTAGGACAATTCTTGGCCGCAGATTTGAATCGCGACGGATG GGAAGTTACAGGAAGTTGTACTACTACTGCCCGGAAACAGAAATTAGAGGAAATGGGGTTCCATGCTCATATATTTGACGCCAATGAACCACA ACTTGAggtccttgatatcgtgaaatgCCACTCACACCTTCTAATCTCCATCCCTCCAGTTTTGGGTGTTGGTGATCCG ATGCTTCAGCATAAAGAGCTGCTAAAAGAAAGACTGAAGGATGGTAACCTCCAGTGGCTTGGTTACTTGTCATCAACGA GTGTTTATGGCGACTCTGGTGGTGCATGGGTTGATGAAGA GTTTCCACCGAGGTCGATAACTGAATCGGCAAAAGCAAGGATAGCTGCTGAGGAAGGGTGGTTACATTTGGCTTGTGATGTGGGAGTCACTGTCCAAATATTTCGACTGGGTGGCATATATGGTCCTGGTAGAAG TGCTATTGACACCATTCTCAAGCAGGAGTCTCTGTCAAAAGGTCAGATGATGAGATTTTCTAGGCATTATACATCGCGTATTCACGTTGCTGATATCTGCCAGACACTTAAGGCGAGCATTCAGAGGCCATCTCCTCG GAAGATATACAACGTAGTTGATGATGACCCTGCTCCTAGAGAGCAGGTATTTACGTTTGCTAGGAACTTGGCTGAGAAGAAATGGCCAGGCCACTTAACTTTAAACAAGTCTTCTGAAGACGCGGCGTCTCTAAATCCACAGGAAGCATCAAGGGGAGAGAAGCGAGTCTCTAATAAACGCATTAAATCAGAACTGGGAGTGAGACTGCTTTACCCTACGTATGAATCTGGATTGCGTAGCATCATTGAGCACATGGAGAATCCATTTCGCCAAAGTTGA